The sequence below is a genomic window from Hemitrygon akajei chromosome 2, sHemAka1.3, whole genome shotgun sequence.
cctccctcacctgagatctctccggctcacgctcgggctccaccctctctcccaccactgttggctgcctctccatctgaccctcaagaccttccctcctctcacccaattcagtatgggaagggccaggagcctcctctcctggtactggagcaccagcgaatgggaacaggggccactcatctgagtcgtcctcttccgaatcagtagccatttccagccgagggacccgtccccgctcttcagcagcgggctcttccctttctctgcgccctcgcagagtccttgtactaggcgtaatctcccactctggctccgtatccacctgcaccgcttgacccagcggcagtaggtgattccgatggagtaccttgataggccctttcccatcctcaggtttcacccggtaaactggcaggttcggcatctggctctctattacataggggctggccgcccatcgatctgccaacttgtgcttaccagggagtcccaaattccgtaaaaggacccggtcgcccggcaataattggacaaacttcaccttttgatcataccgcatcttattcctctgattttgtttggtagccgccgcctcggccaactcgtacgcccgctgtaactccctcttcatgtcggacacatactttagatgggacttcccaggtaattcacccacttcacccccaaaacacaagtcaatgggcaacctcgcttcccgcccgaacatcagataatagggcgaatatccggtagcatcattgcgagtacaattgtaacagtgaaccaattgtccaatatgacgactccacctgcttttctgcccaatctccagcgtcccgagcatatccaacagggtccgattgaacctctctggctgcggatctccctgtgggtgataaggggtagtcctggatttctaaaccccaagcatagtcagtaattcatggataaggcggctctcaaagtcccgcccctgatcgctatggattcgcctgggaaggccgtaatgaacaaaatacttctcccataacaccttcgccactgtcgtcgccctctgatccttagtgggaaatgcctgagcatagcgagtgtaatgatcggtgatgactaagacattcgcggtgttgctggtgtcaggctcaatcgacagaaaatccatacataccaggtccagaggtcccgcactctgcaagtgcgacagtggagccgccaacgcgggcagggtcttcctccggatgcaacgactgcagcccctacagtattcttcgacttcccccctcatctggggccagtagaaccggtctttgagtaatccataggtcttttccacccccaagtgtccagaattatcatgtagggcctggagtacagcctgccgatactgctccggcaggaccagttgacaacagtggggttggtccggaggcgccgttacctGGTAAAAGATTTGGatctttaacttcaaccgagaccactccttcaacaacaggggcacgaatgggtgtttcgccttctcagcaaacgccccatcccccttctcgactgctctccacactgtgccaatgcccgggtcattttgctgagcagctgccacttcccccggactcagttccggcaactgtttagtccgcagtgcggtcatgtcacagtaagctaggggtatggcatcgtcaaaaccccccaaatggtccacggctcgttccagcctccctcttccctcggccttcacggtgatagcaaactgacacatcgccttcactccaggggcagggacactctcccactcctcgtccctctcctggtcccccggctcccgacgagacaaagcatccgcatcgacattcttgcttccgggccggtacctcaagctgaaatcatataccgacaaggctgccagccaccgatgtcctgtggcatccagcttcgctgaagtcaaaatataagtgagaggattgttatccgttcgcacctcaaacttggctccgtacaggtaatagcccaacttgtccaccacctggaacaatggagaggggaaaagctctccgagtacatatttaggatggaggggatgctctcggggctgcggcgccggggggtagtgaaggcgcctgacgtggctagcgtgaggatgagtcagttattcagtggctctctggaggaggacaaggtggcgtggactattcggcaggcttataggaaaggcccccctccatcgttcgggcaactgattagagaggtacgggaggaagagagagcgttggggcggaaaaggggagcgggcctacgggagcgatcctcagcgatacaggaagtggtggctgggtggaggaataacaacccaccgaggggtagagaatcccctctggaggggagggacaggggaggtacccactctcaggggcgaccagtgccgtgggttgggagtgggagtcgtcctgggagaggagggg
It includes:
- the LOC140714072 gene encoding uncharacterized protein isoform X1 — protein: MLGTLEIGQKSRWSRHIGQLVHCYNCTRNDATGYSPYYLMFGREARLPIDLCFGGEVGELPGKSHLKYVSDMKRELQRAYELAEAAATKQNQRNKMRYDQKVKFVQLLPGDRVLLRNLGLPGKHKLADRWAASPYVIESQMPNLPVYRVKPEDGKGPIKVLHRNHLLPLGQAVQVDTEPEWEITPSTRTLRGRREREEPAAEERGRVPRLEMATDSEEDDSDEWPLFPFAGAPVPGEEAPGPSHTELGERREGLEGQMERQPTVVGERVEPEREPERSQVREDPREEGGEGLSGRPGVSETVGSQVEREPSGAEGVWRSQRIRRSPERLTYVVPGEPSVISTALGSYVTAFCTWVGFCVLQEALGNSSNAMRA
- the LOC140714072 gene encoding uncharacterized protein isoform X2; the encoded protein is MTDVVKFVLQQQYGAIQKTINYNKKAKLDATGHRWLAALSVYDFSLRYRPGSKNVDADALSRREPGDQERDEEWESVPAPGVKAMCQFAITVKAEGRGRLERAVDHLGGFDDAIPLAYCDMTALRTKQLPELSPGEVAAAQQNDPGIGTVWRAVEKGDGAFAEKAKHPFVPLLLKEWSRLKLKIQIFYQVTAPPDQPHCCQLVLPEQYRQAVLQALHDNSGHLGVEKTYGLLKDRFYWPQMRGEVEEYCRGCSRCIRRKTLPALAAPLSHLQSAGPLDLVCMDFLSIEPDTSNTANVLVITDHYTRYAQAFPTKDQRATTVAKVLWEKYFVHYGLPRRIHSDQGRDFESRLIHELLTMLGV